CATCAGGGGAATAATCATACACCTAACTATCAAAAGTGTGAAACAGTGCTTATACTAAAGTTGGATTCACTATCtataaaaaccttaaaatattttccactTAGACACCTTTTTTTGGCGGATTGTATATATCCGTTTATCCAGAGTTAAggaatcaaaaaaaaattcatccCCACGATCGAAAAAGCCTACATGACCTTAAGCTTCCCCTCTTTGTTGCAGATCGCGAGCGCGCCGAGCTGGAGCTGAAGGAGCTGGAGGCGAACTATTGTCGCGAGCTGGAGAAGCTGAAGGTGCTACGCTGCAAGGCGCAGCACTACGACCAGAAGCACGCAGCCCAACGGGCTGAGGAGGAGGACCTGATTGCCAAGATGGAAAAGGCCAAGGCAAGTCGGGCGGAGCATGCAGCAGTTCTAGAGAAGATCGAGCGCGAACTGGACGATCAGCGATTGAAGTTGGACAGGGCGCAGCGCGAGATCCGCACGCAGATGCGGGAGATCAGGGCTCGGCCTTTCAGCGAGGAGTACCTGGCGCAGTTTGAGCGGGATCTGAACCTCCAGGAGCTGGAGGCACGCAACACCAAGGCTCTGAACATGCTCACCGATCTGGCCAGCAGCGACGAAACCGGCGCAGACATAATGGGAATCCTGGTGCGGAAGGGCATCAAGTTGCCGATGCACCTTAAGCGAACGTGCAGCCGTGTGTCCTGGAGCAGCTCCTCGGCCAAATCCTCACAGGATCAGGATGGCGGCTCCTACATCAGCGTCAAGGGCAAGTCCCTCCAGTGCGAGGGAATGAGTGCCCGGTCCTCGGCCTCCGACATGAGCTCCCTCAAGGACGACAGCTCCTCCACCACCTCCCGATCCGGCCTCAGCATCATATCCCTTGAGTTGCCCATGCcgaagaaaaaataatttgctttaatatatttatttaattattccTTATTCAATCGTCTCAACCCGTTTGCTTGCTCGGACTTCATGTGCTTGGTCATAGCAGTGTTTACAAATTGACCGTCTAAACGGAACAGCGAATAAAATGCGTTGCCAAAGCGGGTCAAAACAAGAGAGCGGTAATAAAAATAGCCCACAACAAATTCATCGGGGGTATATCACTGCACAAGTGTGTATTTTGTGGATCGGGTATTCAAGCTCGTCCAGCGAATACTCTTCCCTTCCCACagcaatatatattttagtccACGATAAATATTATTCGTAATTTTTAAGCAGACTTCAAAACAACTATCtataacaatttaaatatgtattgcACTCACAATAAAAATACGGATATACCGAAATTTACCTATTCTTAAATTGGAactcttaaaaaaatgttcctAATTGAATACAGAAAATGAAAAGTAAGTAGGGTTTTCTAAAAGCGCGATGTCACACGTTAGGAGCAGCACTAAGCATTCACTTGTAATTATTCGATATAGACGTACCTTTACATATATTCTTGGCATCCTCtctaaaaagaaaaataattaagaCAGTCTCGCCAATTTTGCAATTAGATTGCTCTTAAGTAGAAGAATCTGGACATAATGAAAGATCGCCTGTGTCTTTTAAGTAAGTCTGAAAAATAGCACATAATGCACATGATGTATGCAGATTGCCCCGCTGTGTCGTGCGTTACAAAGACTAGAACGAAGGCTATATGGCCGCCAATGGCACCCAGATATATCtgccaaaaatatttatacatacaCATGCTCAGAGCTATATTTCGAAATAAGGTACCCAGAGACAGGCAGAGAAAGAGAAAAACCTCGTTGGAGAGTTGAGTTTTTGATGTTACGAGTGTTTTCGAAAGTCTTTTTCTCGATTCGACGATCGGCGCCGGGCATTCattaattttcattatttcgTTTGGCTGGCATCGGTGCCGAGAACTCAGATTGCTGGGCCCaaaagtttttcaaaattttcacttgctgatatttttagaaaattctGAAAGCGGAAAGACTAAGCTGTCTGGGAATGGACTCCTGAATAGATGTTCACTGACCAAAGAGGAGGAATATCCAATTGAAAGGTGAAGAATTCGCATAAGATTCTATTGGGTGCACTGGCGGAATGTGTTCCACCTCGGTGCTGTGTCCGCTCTGCGCGGTGCCCAGTTTCGGGAGTATTGACGCACTGCAGCAGAGGCTGATCAAGGCGGCCAACGGCCCACTGGCCTGTCCCTTCGCCAACTGCAAGGAGCTCTTCCTGGGGCTGGACAAGCTCACCATCCACCTCTTTTCGCACACCAGTCTGATGGACGAGGCTGCAGCCACGAGCCCCGTTAATGTCCAACCCGTTCCTCCCCTGATTGCCGTGGCTGCTCCCAAAAGGAGGGCCAAGCGAGCGAAGGGCAGGCCCGTCCTTCCGCCCCAGCCACCTGCTCCCCAATCTCCTCCCGCCAATTGTGACATTTGCGAATTTAGTTTCCGGAATACCGAGCTAAGAGACATGCACATCCGGTTGGTGCACGAAAATGCAGAAGGAGAGCAGAAACAAAAGGAGCCACAACCGGAGGAGCCGGTGAGTAAATCTTATCTTTTTGACACAGATACCACTACCTTGTAAAGGCCCCACAAAATTGATTAGCAATGCCCCAGAAATGCCATCGTTTAATTTTAGAATTTACATATTATTGTAACATTGCACcgaaataatataatattcgaacgtttgttgttttgtgTGCAGGACCAAGAGCCCTACAAGTGCCACCTCTGCTCGAAGACGTTTCGCATGAAGGGCTCCCTTCGAATACACCTGAAAGTGGTGCACATGATGGGAGTGCCCTGCTCCAATCCCAGCCCCGTACCCACCTCCACTGCAGTTAGTCCCTCGCCCAAGCTCAGCATTTGCGATCGCATCCGGCACAAGGAGGCGGGAGCCTCGGGAAGCACCAACTCATCGTCCACCAGCTCCCAGCCCTATGCCCTGAGTGGGGCACTCAGCATGCTTCAGCAGCCCCCCAGTTCGCCGGATTCGGGAACGGCCACGCCAAAGCTGTGGGAGTGCGATGTGTGCACCAAGTCCTTCACCACCAAGTACTTCCTGAAGAAGCACAAGCGGCTGCATACCGGGGAGATGCCGTACACGTGTGAGATCTGCGCCAGGACCTTCACCTTCCAGCAGTCGTACCACAAGCATTTGCTTTACCACAGCGAGGTGAAACCCCATGTCTGCGTGGTCTGTGGCCGAGCCTTCAAGGAGCTGTCCACGCTGCACAACCACCAGAGGATCCACAGCGGAGAGAAGCCCTTCAAGTGCGAGGTGTGCGGTGGGTATCGATTGTACTCCTTGGCCCTGTGCATTTTTGTGCAGTCCAAGAACCCAAAGAGAGATGAGAGATTTAAAGAGATGACCAAGTAAAATTTAATATGTCAATATCTATCGAAAATGGTTTAAATTGGACCATTAGTTAACAATATAGTTTGGTTAGctgattattattatcattattaaGTGGAAATCTGTTCTAAACTTACATACTTATATCTATTTACCAGTTAACTCTATAAGTAACGTATCCTATTTTCGTATTCGCCCACAGGCAAGTGCTTTCGGCAGCGGGTGTCCTTCCTGGTTCATACGCGCATCCACACGGGGGTGATGCCGTACAAGTGCGAGCTCTGTCAGAAGACGTTCAGGTACAAGGTCAGCCAACGGACCCATCGGTGTCCCAACGAGGAGGGCCAGACGCCGGAACAGCTGATCAAGGCCTTCCTGGAGGGCGACGACTCGCCCACGCAGCCCTCGCCGGCTAGCGCCGAAATAGCTGCCATCAACAACGGTTTGATGCCGGACCCGGAACAGGAGGCGTTGCTCTCGCAGTCCATTGACGACATTGTGGTGGAGCAGTGCCAAAAACTGGGCATCTGTGGCGTGGAGCCGAGGGAGGAACAAGGCCATTTCGTATGCTTGCAGCCGGTCGCAGTTGTGCAATTCACCGGGAATGGCACGCCCTTGCAACAGCTCCAGAACTTGAGACTCTACTCGCCGCAACAGACGGAGGTGCCCAGCTCCGATGGCGAAGTCTTCCAGCGCTTCCTGATGGACGCCACGTAGTTGGAGCAGTGAAATTTGGATATTTATTTACACCATGTTTACCATACGGATATACAAAATAACACTAAGCAATGTTCCATGCAAAGCGTAAAAGTATGCGGTCCTGTTTCTGCTTATCTAAAAAATAACCTGGGGGTGTCACAGAAAACTATCCTTTTTTTGATTTGGCTGGAATTTGGAATTTAAGCATGATAATCTAAGGGGCAACGAAATGAAAACCTctttacaaaatttgtttcgtTTAATTTTTCGTCTGTCATTTGGTATGGAAACTTCCGTTTCCCTCTTTGGTTGTCCGTATTAGGCTTTCGATTTGAGTTGGATGACATTTCCATGACACCCCTTTTCATATTTGTTCTTCTATGTTTTGGTTACAAATATTTGAAAAGTAGGAAACGTTTATTATTATCCATCATTTTTCATTGCTCGAAACAATTCAATTAACGACTTGAAATTCATTTCTATATATTAAGGAAAGGATCTGCTAATTGATTTTGCAAGGAATTATTGACTTGAAAGTGTTACCAGCATAGCcctgtttatttttaaagttttgcGCCAAAGTCTAAATCGATTGACACCTGACATAagttaaatacaaaaatatttaatctgttTTTTGGAAACTCCAAATTTACTTATTAAAGATCTTGAAAATTAGTTTATGTTctaaaattatatttgtatcCAGTTATTAGTGATTATTTAAAAGTACACCCTTCATTGTTTGATTACAATCTTGTTTAACATGAAACGGTCTTTTAAACTTATCTATTCATCCGAACCGCTCCCAGAACTGGATCCGGATCCAGTGGGTGAGCCACTGCGCGAACGGCTGGGCGATCGAGATCCAGAGCCAGACCTGGATCCCGAACGGGATCGAGAGCCGGACTTGGAGCGAGAACGAGAACGAGAGCGCGAGCCGGACTTTGACCGGGACCTGGAACGTGAACCCGATCTTGATCTTGATCCGGACTTCTTGGATCCTGCCGGCGAATTGGAGCGTGATCGGGAACCACTACCTGATCGAGAGCCAGACTTTGAGCGGCTGCTGGCCCGAGATCTGGAGCCTGAGCCCGATCCCGAACTGGATCCGCTACGACTGCGAGTTCGAGACCGGGACTTGCGATCGCGGGCTACTTGGGCGGGTGAATCCCCACCATCTGCTGCCTGTGTACCGCCGGAAGCACTCTCGACCGTCTTCTCCGTCACGCCTATAACCTGGGTCTGCTCCTCTTCCTCTTCCAATTCCTCCTCAACCTCCTCTTCCTCGCCAGGAACCTCTAGCTGGCGCTCGCGATAGCGCTGCATGCGATGTTCCATGCCGTCCAAAGGACGATGCTTGACAACCTGGTAAAAATAGAAAGAAAAGTTAGAGATGTAAAGgagaaaaataaagtttctAGAAATCGTATGTGGCATCTGAGCCTTAAAAGTTGCTTTGTTAGTCCTAGTTTCTAGCATTTATAGTTAACtagttcatacggacggacagccGGGCATGGCTAGTTAGACGGCTTGTGATCCTGCTCAagaatattttactttatagggtctgaaactcttccttctacctgttacgtATAACGGGTACAAAGAAACTTTCTCCACGATAAGTGGTCATCAAAATTGAGAGAAATAAACCATAAGAGATTGTTTTCTTACCAGCTTGGTATTGTTGGGTTGTTGGCCGACCTTCACTCGACGCTTGTTGAGGCGCACACGCGTCTCCAGCTCGTTGTAGT
This region of Drosophila subpulchrella strain 33 F10 #4 breed RU33 unplaced genomic scaffold, RU_Dsub_v1.1 Primary Assembly Seq354, whole genome shotgun sequence genomic DNA includes:
- the LOC119560172 gene encoding zinc finger protein 79, yielding MCSTSVLCPLCAVPSFGSIDALQQRLIKAANGPLACPFANCKELFLGLDKLTIHLFSHTSLMDEAAATSPVNVQPVPPLIAVAAPKRRAKRAKGRPVLPPQPPAPQSPPANCDICEFSFRNTELRDMHIRLVHENAEGEQKQKEPQPEEPDQEPYKCHLCSKTFRMKGSLRIHLKVVHMMGVPCSNPSPVPTSTAVSPSPKLSICDRIRHKEAGASGSTNSSSTSSQPYALSGALSMLQQPPSSPDSGTATPKLWECDVCTKSFTTKYFLKKHKRLHTGEMPYTCEICARTFTFQQSYHKHLLYHSEVKPHVCVVCGRAFKELSTLHNHQRIHSGEKPFKCEVCGKCFRQRVSFLVHTRIHTGVMPYKCELCQKTFRYKVSQRTHRCPNEEGQTPEQLIKAFLEGDDSPTQPSPASAEIAAINNGLMPDPEQEALLSQSIDDIVVEQCQKLGICGVEPREEQGHFVCLQPVAVVQFTGNGTPLQQLQNLRLYSPQQTEVPSSDGEVFQRFLMDAT